A region of Paenibacillus sp. 37 DNA encodes the following proteins:
- the ilvA gene encoding threonine ammonia-lyase IlvA produces MKPVEQEPTGTTSPGRASVGMEDIVRAHHVLREVIVRTPLQRDAVLSAKYNCNVYLKREDLQVVRSFKIRGAYNMIRSLTPAEMEKGIVCASAGNHAQGVAFSCNALGINGKIFMPSTTPNQKVKQVRRFGGNNVEVVLIGDTYDDAYAEAMRACDEQGMTFIHPFDQPKIIAGNGTVAMEIMESLDENADYVFVTIGGGGLAAGVGTYMKTVSPETRIIGVEPLGAASMSEAMFRKQVVTLDDIDKFVDGAAVKRVGDLTFDICNSILDDIVKVPEGKACTTILELYNENAIVVEPAGSLAVAALEQYREQIVGKTVVCVISGGNNDIDRMQEIKERSLIYEGLKYYFMVNFPQRAGALREFLEEVLGKNDDITRFEYTKKHDKENGPALVGIELMYKEDYQPLIERMNRKGIAYTELNKNLNLFNMLI; encoded by the coding sequence ATGAAACCAGTTGAACAAGAACCAACGGGAACCACAAGTCCCGGTCGTGCCAGTGTTGGCATGGAAGATATCGTACGCGCACATCATGTGTTGCGTGAGGTCATTGTTAGAACGCCGTTACAGCGGGATGCTGTATTGTCGGCCAAATATAACTGTAATGTCTATCTGAAAAGGGAAGACCTTCAAGTGGTGCGTTCGTTCAAAATTCGAGGCGCCTATAATATGATTCGCAGTCTGACACCAGCCGAGATGGAGAAGGGTATTGTCTGTGCAAGTGCGGGCAATCACGCTCAGGGTGTTGCTTTTAGCTGTAATGCGCTCGGAATTAACGGCAAAATCTTCATGCCGAGTACAACGCCGAACCAGAAGGTGAAGCAAGTGAGACGCTTTGGCGGCAATAACGTTGAAGTGGTGCTGATCGGAGATACGTATGACGATGCATACGCAGAAGCAATGCGTGCATGTGACGAACAGGGCATGACGTTCATCCACCCTTTTGATCAACCCAAGATTATTGCAGGTAATGGTACGGTAGCGATGGAAATCATGGAAAGTCTCGATGAGAATGCCGACTATGTATTCGTGACGATTGGTGGCGGAGGGCTGGCAGCCGGCGTGGGAACCTACATGAAGACCGTGAGTCCAGAGACACGCATCATTGGAGTTGAGCCACTTGGGGCAGCTTCCATGAGTGAGGCGATGTTCCGCAAACAGGTTGTGACGTTGGATGACATAGATAAATTCGTGGATGGCGCAGCGGTGAAACGGGTTGGTGATCTCACCTTTGATATCTGCAATAGTATACTTGATGACATTGTGAAAGTGCCAGAAGGCAAAGCCTGCACAACTATTCTGGAGTTATATAATGAAAATGCGATTGTGGTCGAGCCTGCCGGTTCCTTGGCTGTTGCGGCGCTTGAGCAATATCGTGAGCAAATCGTGGGCAAGACGGTGGTCTGCGTCATTAGTGGCGGGAACAACGATATCGACCGGATGCAGGAAATCAAGGAGCGTTCCTTGATCTATGAAGGTCTGAAATATTATTTCATGGTTAATTTCCCACAGCGTGCAGGAGCTTTACGTGAATTCCTGGAGGAAGTTCTAGGGAAGAATGATGATATCACCCGGTTTGAATATACGAAAAAGCATGATAAGGAAAATGGCCCTGCCTTGGTGGGCATTGAGCTGATGTACAAGGAAGATTACCAACCGCTCATTGAGCGTATGAACCGCAAAGGTATCGCCTATACCGAGCTGAACAAAAACTTGAATCTGTTCAATATGTTAATCTGA
- a CDS encoding GNAT family N-acetyltransferase, translating to MKADHHEASPLIRPARIEDADQVIPLLYQAIGDIAYALAGEADHEKAMQILQAFYVQANNRISYRHVTVMEQDGLVAGILVAYDGGQADQLDQPILNRPGRSLEEKYALVKETRPGEYYLDTLSVSEAYQGQGIGRALMAAFEQQGRELGHSQVSLIVERDNGRALMLYERQGYVKDDVIVIGGHEYNHMVKPIQ from the coding sequence ATGAAAGCAGATCACCACGAGGCCTCTCCTCTGATCAGACCTGCGCGCATAGAAGATGCAGATCAGGTCATTCCATTACTGTATCAGGCGATAGGAGACATTGCATACGCGCTTGCGGGTGAGGCGGACCATGAGAAGGCGATGCAGATTTTGCAGGCGTTTTATGTACAGGCAAACAACCGGATTAGCTATCGTCACGTAACGGTGATGGAGCAGGATGGGCTGGTCGCGGGAATTCTCGTAGCCTATGATGGCGGTCAAGCAGATCAGTTGGATCAGCCGATATTGAATCGCCCTGGACGAAGCCTTGAAGAGAAGTATGCATTGGTCAAAGAAACCCGTCCGGGTGAGTATTATCTGGATACTCTCTCGGTAAGTGAAGCTTATCAGGGGCAGGGTATCGGCCGGGCCCTGATGGCTGCTTTTGAGCAGCAGGGAAGAGAGCTGGGTCACTCGCAGGTATCCCTGATTGTAGAACGGGACAACGGCCGTGCGCTAATGCTCTATGAACGGCAGGGGTATGTCAAAGACGATGTAATTGTCATCGGGGGACATGAGTATAATCATATGGTCAAACCGATTCAATAG